The following nucleotide sequence is from Gammaproteobacteria bacterium.
CGCGAATGGGCTGATGTCGATCCCCGCCCACTTCCGGTTGAGCTTGTGGGCCGCAGCCACCGCCGTCCCGCAGCCGCAGAAGGGATCAAGGATCAGGTCGCCGGGATCGCTGGAAGCCTTGATGATGCGTTCCAGCAACGCCAACGGCTTCTGTGTCGGGTAGCCAAGATTCTCTTTCGCTCGCCCGATAGGCTTGACATCAGTCCATATGTCCTGCAAAGAGACGCCCGGCATTTCGTCGAGATACCGCTTGTATCCGGGCACCCTGCCCGGTGCGGTCTGAACGATCCGTCCATCCTTCACAAGGCTGGCCATCCGCTCGCGCGAATACCGCCAGTAACGGGAAACGCCCATCACTTCGTAGTACGGATTACCCTTCGCCGCCCCCCCCCGGACCTGTGAGGTTGTCGATCCTGTACCGGCGACCCGTTCCCTTCTCACGATGGCGGTAGCTTCGGCGGATGTACTCGGGATCGTATGCCATGTAGACGGGGTTCCACGTCCACTGCGAGCCCTTGGAGTAGAACAGCAGGGTATCGTGAATGCGCCCATGTTGTCGGCGACCTTGCTTTGTGTCGTTGTGCGCCCCGGATCGCTTCCAGACGATTTCCGTTCGGAAGTTGCCGGCTCCGAAGATAACGTCCATGACAAGCTTGAGCCCGTGGCTGGCCGTCGGGTCGCAATGCAGGTATATGCTACCGGACGGCTTCAGGACGCGCCGCATGGCCGCGAGCCGTTCGGCCATGTAGGACAGGTATGCGAGCATCCCGCCTTCGCCGATCAGCGTGCGGAGCCCGACCACCGCCTTGTGCGCCGGATGCGCGGCTGCCCGTGCGATCCGGTCCACCCTCCGGGCCGCTGCATCGTCCCAGCGCCACGTGTCGTCGAACGCCCGGACCTGCGCGCTACGCCCGCCGTTCCGCTTCGGCCCGCCGTTCCCGAACAGCAGGTTGTAGCTGGTGTTCGAGTTGAACGGTGGATCGAGATAGATCAGGTCCACCGACTCGGCGGGGAAGCTGGGCAGCCATTCCAGGCAGTCCCCGTAGTAGAGCGTGTTGGCTTGCAGACTCATGGCCGGGGATCCGGATCCT
It contains:
- a CDS encoding DNA methyltransferase yields the protein MSLQANTLYYGDCLEWLPSFPAESVDLIYLDPPFNSNTSYNLLFGNGGPKRNGGRSAQVRAFDDTWRWDDAAARRVDRIARAAAHPAHKAVVGLRTLIGEGGMLAYLSYMAERLAAMRRVLKPSGSIYLHCDPTASHGLKLVMDVIFGAGNFRTEIVWKRSGAHNDTKQGRRQHGRIHDTLLFYSKGSQWTWNPVYMAYDPEYIRRSYRHREKGTGRRYRIDNLTGPGGGGEG